From the genome of Papaver somniferum cultivar HN1 unplaced genomic scaffold, ASM357369v1 unplaced-scaffold_21, whole genome shotgun sequence:
TCTTTCTCAtttcaccaccaccgccaccaccatcaccataaTCAACCGTTAATAATGACTCTAATCTTAAATTCTCCACCACTCCCATGTGGTAATAGTAAGAATATCTTCTCCTATCATTCTCATCACTTTCATCGCAGTAGTTTCCATCatcactctttcaaattcttaAACCCTAAACCCTTTCGTTTTCGTTCAACCAATCACATCccttcatattcttcatcttcttctactaATCCAATCCGACAGACCCtacaagaagaagacgaagagagTTTGGATTTGAGTAATTTTGATTCTGATGATGGTAATTTGGTGAAAAACTTGCCATCTTCACCTGCGATTGAagtgaaagaattagaagaattacCTGAACAATGGAGAAGGACTAGAATTGCTTGGTTATGTAAAGAATTACCATCTCATAATCCACCTACTGTACTTAGACTTCTCAATGCACAGAGAAAATGGATTAATCAAGAAGATCTTACTTACATTGCTGTTCATTCGATGCGTAAACGGGACAACGAAACCGCTTTTCGGGTAATTAGCTTTCAATTGAACCTCAGATTTTCCTTTGTTTTGTGAAATTTATGGAGTCAATTTGGCAAATTGCGAGATGAATTATAAGGAGCTATGTTATAGAAACATAGGCACTTCGGGCGCCCAGACCGCTGGTGCCTTGGCCTGGGCGCCCTTTTAAAGTGGCATCTCTTTTACTGCATGACGCCCAGGGAAAATAATGCAACTTTGGCAACTAGGCTTGAGAACCTATTAAGgagaaattgttgatttattgTTGGTATAATCTGTATGAACGGTGCACGCTCTCCATGGAGATGGCTTATCACTATGAACATTGCACGTGGTGCACGCTATCCATGTAGATGGCTTGTCACTATGAACCTTGCTAGGGTGCAGGTTTTGATGTACGCTACCAATGTGACAGCCGATaattttgtggttattttggtacAATTTGCAATGATCAACTTTAGATctctttgtttgtttttattaCATGTTTGAGTATTGAGAAATGTGATATTTTCAATTTTAGGTGTATAAATGGATGCTTAGACAACGCTGGTTTCAATTTGATTTTGCGCTGGCAACCAGGCTAGCAGACTACTCCGGGAAGGAGCGGAAATTCTCTAGATGTCGTGAGATATTTGACGATATAATCAACAAAGGTCGAGTGCCTAGTGAGTCAACATTTCATATTCTTACAGTTGCTTATCTAAGCTCATCAGAGGAAGGTTGTTTAGAAGAAGCCTGTGGGATTTACAACCGTATGATTCAATTCGGGGGATACCAACCTCGTCTTAGCTTACACAATTCTCTATTCAGAGCTCTTATTGGTAAAACAGGAGGCTCCTCGAAACAATTTCTCCAGCAAGCGGAGTTCATTTTCCATAACATAAAGACATCTGAACTCGAGATACAGAAAGATATTTGTGCAGGTTTAATTTGGTTGCATAGCTACCAAGACGAAATTGATAGAGAAAAGATTATGGAATTGAGAGAAGAAATGAAGCGACTTGGATATGAAGAGGGGACGGATGTGCTTGTTTCCTTATTAAGGGCTCACTCGAAGGAAGGGGATGTGGAAGAGACAGAACGTACGTGGCTTAAACTCCTCGATTCTGATGCTACTCTTCCTTATCAAGCTTTTGTTTACCGAATGGAAGTTTATTCTAAGGTCGGAGAACCTATGAAATCATTGGACATATTCAGGGCGATGCAAGAGCATTTGGGTTTCACCACTTTTGTGGCATATAACAAAATCATAGAGGTGATGTCTAAAACTGAGGAGATTGAAATTGTGGAAACCCTTGTGGAAGAGTTTATAACGAGCAGTCTAAAGCCTCTTGTGCCAGCTTTTATTAATCTAATGCGTATGTATTCTAGATTGAACATGCATGGAGAACTGGAAGCTGCCTTTTTCCGCTGTCTTGAAAAATGCATTCCAAATCGAACAATTTATAATATCTACTTGGAATCTCTTGTCAAAGTTGGTAATTTTGTCAAGGCTTCAGAGATTTTCAACCGTATGCAATGTGATGGGGCGATTGGTGTCAACTCTCGAGCATGCAACACCATTTTAGGCGTGTATCTTTTATGTGGAGAAAATGACGAAGCAGAAAAAGTATATGATTTGATGTGCAAGAAGAAATTTGACGTTGAGGCGCTACTAATGGAAAAGCTAGGGCCTATTCTGAGCTTGAGCAAAAAGGTGATTAAGAAGCCTACAAGACTGAATCTCACCAAAGAACAGAGAGAGATCTTGATTGGTTTATTGTTGGGTGGTGTGCAGATAGAATCAGATGAAGAAAGGAAGGTCCATGCTATCCAATTTGAGTTTAATCAGGAATCTAGTGTTCATAGTGCACTGAAGAGACATATCCACAACGAATACCATGAATGGGTAAAGGATCCAAGTAAGGCTGATGAGGAGGGTGAAGAGATACCATCTAAATTCTCCACCACTGCACACACTTACTTTGGTTTTTATGCAGACCAGTTCTTGTCAAAGGGCAAACCTACTATACCCAAACTGATCCATCGTTGGTTGTCACCACGTGTACTAGCTTATTGGTACATGTATGGCGGCCATAGAACATCCTCAGGGGATATATTGCTGAAATTAAAGGGTGGAAATCGAGAAGATGTTGAGAGGATTGTCAAGTCATTGAAAGCAATGTCTCTGGATTGCCGGGTTAAGAAGAAAGGAAGAGTTTCTTGGATTGGTTTATTTGGGAGCAACTCATTGGGGTTTTGGAAACTGACTGAGACATACATTTTAGATAACTTAAAAGATCTTTTAAAACCAGATGTTGAATCCTTAGAACTAGACGAAGACCAAGACATCAACTTCGACAGTGAGACTGATTCAGAAGAGTACGTCTCGGAACAAGCTGATTCAAAAACTAACTAAAATAGCAAATCCTGATCTATTCTGCGAGTACAGGTAAGTACGTATTTATATAAACTGTAGTACTAATTTGCACTTGTTGCTCTAGCTGGAATTGTAATCAGCTCAATTTTGTTGGGAACAtagttttgtatttttattttgaaaatttaaAGATAAATCAACTTTTTGAAGTTCACTGTCTCCAATCTATGTTCTCTGTGATGACATTCTTTTTTTTGCTATCttcattttattttactttgatTTGTGGATGCAAAAAGTTTTCCGTACTATTAGCCTAATAAGTTAATATTTGCTTTGGTGGGTTATATGTTTTATTAGGAGATACAAGAGTTCTCTGCATTTTACAGGGCCAGTAACAGGATTGAAGAAGAACTGGGTAGATTGGTGAGATTTTAGTATCATTCTAGAAATCCTGGTGACATTTTAATCATGTAATTGGAAAGACAACATTAAATGCTATTAGGTTCACTCAATGTTTAAGCTTTTGGTGTAGCATCTTCAGTCATGCTTAACATGCTGTTTCCCTTTTTTATAGGCAAAGCAGATAAAGACTATGATGAAAACCTTGGTAACTGTTTGTCCTTAACCATTAAATGTTATATTATTACTGTATTGCAACGTATTCACTGTTTAAATGCTGTTGTTGCAGTCAATTTGTTCTGGGGTATCAGAAACTGCATCTATTGTTCTGGATTCCACAAGGCTTTCTGTCAGGTATGCCAATTGGAACTCAAAAAGATCTGAAGTTTACTTTCAATATTATGTTTCCACAAGCTTTCTTTACGTGCGAATTCTAGTAGGTTTTTCCTCTCAATCCAAACACAGAGGGTAAGCAAAAAAATAGTATGTTGTTTGAAATTAGGATATTAGATGATGTAGTTTAACGTAATGCACAATGTGACAGGAGGTTTGTTGGCTTTAGAAATTAATTTCTTAAATGCCAGTTGAAGCTCCCACAGTAGTTGCTAGCAGCAGCTCTATTATTGCTGAATAATCTTGACCTATCCTCACTACGTCATCCATCTATGTCAAGTCATAAACTTTTTCCCAAGCTAGCCAATTATCCCGTGGGGTGGAGTTTAGAGGATGTTTTTTTGCAGAGCCCAGTCTGTATTTTTTCACCAAAACCAGAGCGGTTCTACTTCAGAATCAGGGAAGACGATGGTCCGAATTTAATAATAAATAGCTTATCTATTACAAGGCCCATCCTGTAAGCTATTTTCTTCAATGGACATAACCGGCCTGGGTTAAGTATTTAGATTAACCTCCTGACACCTAGGCTGGGCTATGACTCTTGTTCTATCCAATGAAAAGGATGATAGATCCAAAGTTTAGTTAATGTAGTTGGCATTCTTTATGATTATTAGCAACTGTATCTGCATTttgaaatttaagattttcatttAAGAAGGCACGCCATTTTATGGCATTTATAGGACCACTTTCTTACTCTAGTCGTCTGACTTCTAGACTGAGATCATCTGGTGCTGAGAGTTGGTGGTAGCTTGCACGATTTCTGGATCATGTCCATGCAGGTACTATTGATTACATAACTTGTATGTTCAGAtctaaaaaaaagataatatattATATACATGGAGAACCACATTAAGGAATCTAACTTATAAATATGTATACATGTATGTAACTATCAATAGCAAAAAGTAAGCATCCCAACATAAATGTTAAAGAAAATAATGTTATGGATAGTTATCTTTGTTTCTGTGCTATTAATCAATCCATCCTATTctcattatgatgatgatgaactacCAAAGATCTTCATAGTGTATGTGTCTAAATCGGTTAAGCCATCGATATTCAAAACCCATCATGATTGGTATACTGCAACCCTCCAATCTCTTCCACCTTCATCATCATCTTATCATAGCCATCGTCCTTGTCGCGAAATCATTTATACTTATGACCATGCTATTCATGGTTTTGCAGCAAGATTAACACATTCTCAAGTTGGTCATCTCAGAAGTCTACCAGGATTCGTCTCAATCATCCCTGATAGTGTTCACCAACTCCAGCTCCACACCACTTATTCTCCTCAGTTTCTTGGTCTAAATGATGGTTTTGGCATCTGGCCTACCTCAAACTACGGTGAGGACGTCATTATTGGTGTTTTGGATTCCGGTATCTGGCCGAAACATCCAAGTTTTAATGATTCGGGTTTAACTCCTGTTCCTAAAAGATGGAAGGGTATTTGTGAGGAGGGAACTGATTTTCAAGAAACATTATGTAATCGAAAGCTGATTGGCGCGCGAGCATTTTATAAAGGTCTTGAGGAGGGTCTCGGGCACAGGGTAGATAAAGATGGTACAGAATCCAGATCGCCATCGGATACCAATGGACATGGTACACACTGTGCAGGAATTGCAGCTGGATCTTCCGTTCAGAAAGCTGGGTCTCATAATTATGCTGTTGGAGAAGCGAAAGGGATGGCAACTAGAGCTAGGATTGCTTCTTACAAGATACATTGGGGTCATGTAGGTGGAGACTTAAGTGATATCCTAGCTGCTGGGGATCAAGCTGCGGCCGATGGAATTGATGTGTTGTCTATGTCAGTAGCTGATGGTGGGTTTAAAGAACTTCGAGATGCGTTAGCGCAATTAACCTTTGGTTTAATGCAGAAAGGAATTTTTGTTTCTACTTCCGGTGGAAATGATGGACCTAAGCCAAAAACAGTTGAAAATCTAGCACCATGGGTATTAACTGTTGGAGCATCGACTATGGATAGGGAGCTTCGTGCCGATGTGATTTTGGGTGATGGTCAAGTTATTCCAGGTGTTTCACCGTTCTTTGAAGATGCAATAGTGACCGGTTACTCAGAATTTTACTACGGTGATAATAGTAACAGCCAGGGTTGTTTAGGCGGATCATTAAGTTCTACAGAAGTTGCTGGAAAAATTGTGGTTTGTGACAGTACTGGTTTAAATTCGGCTTGGGAGCAAGGGACAGTAGTTAAGAGTGCCGGTGGTGTTGGAATGATCATCATTGGTAACAAACCGGCAGCACAATTGCTGACTTCTGAATCCCGTTCGTCGGTTCCAGCAGTCGAAGTCAGTGACACTTATGGATCTAAGATTCTAGACTATATCAGGAGGAGCCGTTCACCTACAGCTACAATCAAAATCCAAGGAACTGTGACTGGTTCTTCTTTGTTTCCAGCTCCTAAACTTGCGGCATTCTCTAGCcgtggaccaaataaaataacaCCAGAAATTCTCAAACCAGATATCATCGCGCCCGGCGTAAATATATTGGCTGCTAAGACTGGATTTGGTGCAGGTACAACAGATGAGTTTGAGGTGAAGTCTGGTACTTCCATGGCATGCCCTCACATGAGTGGATTGGCCGCGCTGCTTCGAAGTGTTTATCCTGAGTGGTCTCCGGCTGCAATCAAATCCGCTCTTATGACTACAGCCTATGATGTTGACAACTCAGGTAAGTATATTACTGATATTGCCAGCGGCAAATTTTCAACTCCATTCCAACAAGGGTCTGGGCATGTAGACCCGAACAAAGCGTTAAATCCGGGTTTAGTATACGACATCACACCTAGTGATTACGAAGCTTTCCTCTGCTGGATGGGGTACGACGCAACAGAGATGTCAGTTTTTGTGAAGGATAAGAAGGTTGATTGCGATTCAATCAGGGCATCCAGCAGCCCCGGTGATCTCAACTATCCTTCATTTTCAGTCGTCTTCGAATCTGGAAAAACAGGTAAGGTGAAGCATAGGAGAGTGCTCACAAATGTCGGGAATTCAGCAGATGCTGTTTACAAGGTGAAGATCAGATCTCGAACATCATCCGTTAAGATCAGTGTTTCGCCAACGAAACTTGTGTTCACTGCAAATAAGAAGAGTTTGCCATATGAAATCATGTTCGAGTCGGCTCCGGGTACCACAGAAACCGAAGCATTCGGGTCAATAGAATGGTATGATGGAGAACATGTTGTAAGAAGTCCCATTGCTTTTAGCTGGGGTACTGCCACTCCTGCTACTGCTAGCTTGATTTCTTCTGCTTAGATTAGTTTTTTTTACAAGTTTTATTCTAGTTGTTTAACAGTTTTAGTGGAGTAAATTTCATTTTACAAATATTTACTGCTGTTGTGGACATGATCCTGGAATCCTGCAATAAGTGTCTCTGACAGGCTGAGTATTGTGCACATGATAATGAGATGTATTTTGATCATGAAAGTCAATGAATGGAATTATTGCAAAATGATTGTTTCTGTGCCATTTTaatagaagaaagaaagaaaatcttTTATCCAGTCACCTTATGGGCATCATCAGATGATAGGTCCAAAAACTGACCACTTGAAATTTATAAAGGCACGCATTCTATGGCGTTTGTTTTGATTTTACATCATTATACCCGACAGCATCTCTCGGCTAAAGCCTAAAGCTTAAATGTTGGAACGAACTTGTTGCATTTTAGTGTAATGTTCGACTGCTCGTAACCCATCCACACACttgcacaaacctatatggctttctataATTAatatttgtggctctaggttcaactacgcTGATTTAAATTCTATAAAATAGaaaagtctaagtttcttacactaaatTCTATTTCAATAAGATAATGGTTCTAATTAATAGAGAAGATACTCTATAATAAAGTTTTtagtaaaatttgggatctatcagtccactaatagaagcaagtatcccttctatgcctagtgatacaagaattaGGAATCGAGAAGAtgtagaaatggaagaacaaagaTTTTATTGAAGAATTGGAGTTAGTTGTGGTTGTAGTTGAAGCTCAGGAGATGGAgtaaagttgttgttgttgttgattgaacTGAACCGGTGGGTTTGTTGTTGTCTTAAGATGGCCTGTTGAATCAAGTCAAGCAAGAAAAGGGAGTTTCTCAATTTGTTGGAATGAAATCattttgaggtaattgttctttcTCAAAAGCAGGTAAGGTTAATCAATTTCATGGTTGAGTTTATATGAATGTGGAGATAACTATTTAGATGGATATAAAATGAAATTGGAATTATAGTTTGGATTGTATTGAATTACAGAGTATTTTTAAAGGTTGGATTGATGTAGGAATTGAACTTTAGAGCTGGTGTTGTTATATTTAATTGTGCAATGAACTGAGTTTTAGTTGTTGTTATGTTTGATGTGAAGTGGAAGGTGTTGCTTGTGCTGAGATGGAATTGCAGGTGATGTTGGTTTGTAAGTTACAGGGTTGTGTATAAAAAGGGATAAGTTGTATACGAGTTGCAGATAATGAATTTGGTGAAGTATGAATGAGATGAAGTGGTGTTTGAATCTGTATGAATTGATGAGGGTGTCGATTTAGTGAATTTGATGTTAAGAAAAATGTTGTCATGTTGGTGGTTGTCGATATGAGATGTATGAGCTATTACAGGTGAAGTGGGATAGAGTTGCAGTGTACGAGCTAAATCCTTGGGTGAATATTGCAGGTGGTTGAAGTAATTGGAATTGAGTCAAGTCTGACATATAGATGAAGTGAGTTTTGCCTGAGAGGATGTAATTGGTGGTGTAGAGTATTGTTGTATCTTGAGTTGGGAGAGTAGATGTTGTATAGGATTGATATGTAGAATCAAAGTGGGATAGTCTCTTTGAAAGCCTGCTGCTACTACATTTGCAGGTAAACTTGGTTTACATTTGTAATTGAAACTCAAAGTTGTTTAAGAATGAATTTATAATTTTAGTTTGGTAGATTTGAAATGTTTATGAAGTAGAGTTGGAAATGAAACGATGACAGCAGAGAGTTTGGCATGTGCAAGGGCCTTGATTTGTATAACCTGAATCAGTCTTTTGGACTGAGTCGACTCACCGATTTTCCCTAACTTTACCTGAGTTAGACccttgaccgatttgactcagTGGACCATTTGACTTTGACCTTGACTCAGACGtttaccgttagttgactcagctgaccgttagagaccgttagttgactaGTTGGATCAGGCCTTTGGTTAGTGGGcctgtttagtggacttggggtTAGGCTTAGTGTTCCTATTTTTatgtattggacccttatggtatGATTTAGaattggttccttctacaaagttgtagatattcataagacctaGCCGATAGACTATAcaaccaatctaattgaattagtaaaccttagatttaCTAAagttggataaataaaagatataACACCATAAGTGGgcttagaatcattagatagacttgtatgattcttgtgtgaccattttggctagattcttaaagttcttgtgtgattaacagttagtcttattaacaacgatcgattccaAGGATGAACCAGTatatcgtggatctcgaggtagacgTGGCTTGTCattaaaagaggtgggaatttatatttaactcttttgtgattattgttattttcttttaccaaagtttatgtttaGCAAAACCATGCATTGTATGATTCAATATTCCTTGCATTGTTCAGTTTTAAATTCCGAAAGTTCTGTTgcctcttttaatctttccatggtttggaaaggaattgtaatactttgtttgtctttatgaattgtttgggaactaagaatttccatttgatgtttggaaatgagaatttctatctgtggtatataggattcTGCTCCTtattttatatctacatgaattcaattTTTATGCACATGGCTAGggagatacaccgcaatattattattgagtgtggttagcacaaatattatacattgtttgatgaaggagttagttccatatatgTGATTGTTTATTTCTGTGAATTGATTGTCTTTTAATGTTTAGGGAAAACGTGTACAGTTTTCTAGATCATtccagtgattacttgaaagtcaaatgttattcctactgggcacccgctcacccattcccactttcagttccagagacagatcagaattgcgcagcgaaagcttcaagggttgatttcgttagttggttaacttttaatatgtttattatattgcatattgtatttgtaagccaaatgactattgtatatgtatcatttgagaggagttcttgtttatatatatttctgagcgaggCTAgtcttgggttaagttttgtaacaGATTTCTTAGTTGAATGttcaagtaaatgatttagattttagtgcctgttatttagttaatctcttggattagtcagctgctatcttagggggcgctacagtgtgcTTTTATTATTTTTGGGAGGGGGATTTAGCTGTGTCTTGttgggccgaccgaccggagGGTTCGAAGGGAGAAAGTTTCTTTTATGGTCACTTTTTTGAAAATTAAACTTAACGCAAATGgtgcaatttgataaaaaaaaaaaattgaaaattgtttGGTGTGATAAAAATTTTGGTTACTTTTTCACTGGAAAAATtgtccctcccttttagtccaattacaataaatttttaggTATCCTATTTTTCCAGTGGTATAATTggcaagcaaactagaatatTACATATCCAAAAATCTCTGTCTTGCATTTTACAAATTatatctcgttggaaagatttAAAAAAGATATACATAATGAATACaagcaacaatatcaaatttagaatttttacgaaaaaatcggaggtgttATCCTTTTGGGCACAATTTTTGAAAACTGAACACCtagtcattatgcaaaccaccacaaaggatgcataacagattatgcaaccatattttggtttatgtatcaactaattttccgttgtaACTAACAAAATGATGTACTCcgtccgtttcaggaaaagtgatactttcacttttttaatTTGACTTATTTTTTTCTGTCCGGTCGGCCCTCCCACCGTGACAGCGGTGTTCTAGTATTTATTGGACCTACCGAACGGAGGGCCCGATGGAAGGGAGTCCTTATTATGaccattttttttgtaaaacgAAAACTAGTGCAAATGcacaatttgataaaaagattgaaaaattttTGATGTGATCAAAATTTTGGTTACTTTTTCgctggatataacatatctaaaaatccaatTATTATAACTTTTTATGTATCTTATTTTTTTAGGGGTATGATTGGAAAACAAACtaggatataacatatctaaaaatccgtgtctTTAAATTTCACAAATTTATCTCGCTCGAAAGATTTTAAAAAGATCTATACAATGAGTACaaataacaatatcaaatttaaagtttttacgaaaaatcgGAGGTGCTATCCTTTTGGGCACaatttttgaaaactaaacaccTAGTcaatatgcaaaccaccacaaatgatgcataacaaattatgcaatcatattttggtttatgcatcaactaattttccgttgcaactaacaaaacgatgtactccctccgtttcaggaaaagtgatactttttcaatttgacttttttttttccgtTGGGTCGGCCCTCCCACCGTGACAGCGGTGTTCTAGTATTTATTGGGTCCACCGGTCGGAGGGCCCGAACGAGGGGAGTCCTTATTATGACCACTTTTTTTGTAAAACGAAACCTAATGCAAATGTGCAATATGataaaaaagattgaaaattgtttgGTGTGATCAAAATTTTGGTTACTTTTTCACTGGAcaaaattctctctctcttttagtccaattattataatttttatgtatcttattttttttaggagtgtttgtgggtgaaaactgtgtatgctggttttggtaaatttgggtgtgttgatgagaaacgagtctaaatcttaaacaaatgcattgcacgggagtactttagatttgagagatcaatctatacaatcctggcctaaaccaataaatggccgttccagtcttgcttcggtcacaaagtgaaggagaagggttggtcttaggtagggaagcgaagaaggtgttgacacCAGAATGGTTAGTTCTAAAGGTATGTCTATTTTATGACCTGTATCAGAATATGGagctggcttgcagaatgtaagctatcagttctttggtgttttctgg
Proteins encoded in this window:
- the LOC113340040 gene encoding pentatricopeptide repeat-containing protein At2g15820, chloroplastic-like is translated as MLSSATSSFSFHHHRHHHHHNQPLIMTLILNSPPLPCGNSKNIFSYHSHHFHRSSFHHHSFKFLNPKPFRFRSTNHIPSYSSSSSTNPIRQTLQEEDEESLDLSNFDSDDGNLVKNLPSSPAIEVKELEELPEQWRRTRIAWLCKELPSHNPPTVLRLLNAQRKWINQEDLTYIAVHSMRKRDNETAFRVYKWMLRQRWFQFDFALATRLADYSGKERKFSRCREIFDDIINKGRVPSESTFHILTVAYLSSSEEGCLEEACGIYNRMIQFGGYQPRLSLHNSLFRALIGKTGGSSKQFLQQAEFIFHNIKTSELEIQKDICAGLIWLHSYQDEIDREKIMELREEMKRLGYEEGTDVLVSLLRAHSKEGDVEETERTWLKLLDSDATLPYQAFVYRMEVYSKVGEPMKSLDIFRAMQEHLGFTTFVAYNKIIEVMSKTEEIEIVETLVEEFITSSLKPLVPAFINLMRMYSRLNMHGELEAAFFRCLEKCIPNRTIYNIYLESLVKVGNFVKASEIFNRMQCDGAIGVNSRACNTILGVYLLCGENDEAEKVYDLMCKKKFDVEALLMEKLGPILSLSKKVIKKPTRLNLTKEQREILIGLLLGGVQIESDEERKVHAIQFEFNQESSVHSALKRHIHNEYHEWVKDPSKADEEGEEIPSKFSTTAHTYFGFYADQFLSKGKPTIPKLIHRWLSPRVLAYWYMYGGHRTSSGDILLKLKGGNREDVERIVKSLKAMSLDCRVKKKGRVSWIGLFGSNSLGFWKLTETYILDNLKDLLKPDVESLELDEDQDINFDSETDSEEYVSEQADSKTN
- the LOC113339598 gene encoding subtilisin-like protease SBT1.4, whose product is MLWIVIFVSVLLINPSYSHYDDDELPKIFIVYVSKSVKPSIFKTHHDWYTATLQSLPPSSSSYHSHRPCREIIYTYDHAIHGFAARLTHSQVGHLRSLPGFVSIIPDSVHQLQLHTTYSPQFLGLNDGFGIWPTSNYGEDVIIGVLDSGIWPKHPSFNDSGLTPVPKRWKGICEEGTDFQETLCNRKLIGARAFYKGLEEGLGHRVDKDGTESRSPSDTNGHGTHCAGIAAGSSVQKAGSHNYAVGEAKGMATRARIASYKIHWGHVGGDLSDILAAGDQAAADGIDVLSMSVADGGFKELRDALAQLTFGLMQKGIFVSTSGGNDGPKPKTVENLAPWVLTVGASTMDRELRADVILGDGQVIPGVSPFFEDAIVTGYSEFYYGDNSNSQGCLGGSLSSTEVAGKIVVCDSTGLNSAWEQGTVVKSAGGVGMIIIGNKPAAQLLTSESRSSVPAVEVSDTYGSKILDYIRRSRSPTATIKIQGTVTGSSLFPAPKLAAFSSRGPNKITPEILKPDIIAPGVNILAAKTGFGAGTTDEFEVKSGTSMACPHMSGLAALLRSVYPEWSPAAIKSALMTTAYDVDNSGKYITDIASGKFSTPFQQGSGHVDPNKALNPGLVYDITPSDYEAFLCWMGYDATEMSVFVKDKKVDCDSIRASSSPGDLNYPSFSVVFESGKTGKVKHRRVLTNVGNSADAVYKVKIRSRTSSVKISVSPTKLVFTANKKSLPYEIMFESAPGTTETEAFGSIEWYDGEHVVRSPIAFSWGTATPATASLISSA